A section of the Alligator mississippiensis isolate rAllMis1 chromosome 8, rAllMis1, whole genome shotgun sequence genome encodes:
- the HSD17B10 gene encoding 3-hydroxyacyl-CoA dehydrogenase type-2 — MATAMRSVKGMVALVTGGASGLGRATAERLVQQGASAVVLDLPTSEGTAVAKELGKHCAFAPADVTSEEDVLAALALTRQRFGHLDVVVNCAGIGIALKTYNVRMNKAHGLHHFERVIRVNLLGTFNVIRLSVGEMIRNEPEDGHRGVIVNTASVAAFDGQVGQAAYSASKGGIVGMTLPIARDLASVGIRVITIAPGLFATPLLGELPEKVQSFLTRQVPFPSRLGHPSEFAHLVQSVVENPMLNGEVVRLDGALRMQP, encoded by the exons ATGGCTACAGCAATGCGGAGCGTGAAG GGGATGGTGGCTCTGGTCACAGGTGGGGCCTCAGGCCTGGGCCGAGCCACAGCTGAGCGCCTCGTGCAGCAGGGTGCCAGTGCTGTTGTCCTGGACCTGCCAACCTCAGAGGGGACAGCTGTGGCCAAGGAGCTGGGAAAGCACTGTGCCTTTGCACCTGCTGAT GTGACGTCAGAGGAGGATGTGCTTGCTGCCTTGGCCTTGACTCGGCAACGCTTCGGGCACCTTGATGTGGTCGTGAACTGCGCTGGCATTGGTATTGCTCTCAAGACGTATAATGTCAGGATGAACAAAGCCCATGGCTTGCACCATTTTGAAAGGGTCATTagg GTGAACCTGCTGGGTACCTTCAACGTGATCCGCCTGAGCGTAGGTGAGATGATCAGAAACGAGCCTGAGGATGGACACCGTGGTGTCATTGTCAACACAGCCAGTGTGGCTGCCTTTGATGGCCAG GTGGGCCAAGCTGCCTACTCGGCTTCCAAGGGTGGCATCGTGGGCATGACGCTGCCCATTGCCCGAGACCTGGCCTCCGTGGGCATCCGTGTCATCACCATTGCCCCAG GGCTGTTTGCGACGCCGTTACTGGGTGAACTGCCAGAGAAGGTGCAGAGTTTTTTGACACGCCAGGTGCCCTTTCCCTCACGCTTGGGTCACCCATCTGAGTTTGCCCACCTGGTACAGAGTGTCGTGGAGAACCCCATGCTTAACGGCGAGGTTGTGCGGCTCGATGGTGCCCTCCGcatgcagccctga